One Agelaius phoeniceus isolate bAgePho1 chromosome 7, bAgePho1.hap1, whole genome shotgun sequence DNA segment encodes these proteins:
- the INHBB gene encoding inhibin beta B chain produces the protein MDGAARRGVLAALLACGLLLLGAAATPTPPAPAGGSPQDTCTSCGFRRPEEPGKVDGDFLEAVKRHILSRLQMRDRPNITHAVPKAAMVTALRKLHAGKVREDGRVEIPSLDGQASAGPPAHDPVSEIISFAETDDLASSRVRLYFFISNEGNQNLFVVQASLWLYLKLLPYVLEKGSRRKVRVKVYFQDPDTSNKWNVVEKKVDLKRSGWHTFPMTEAIQALFERGERRLNLDVQCEGCEEYSVLPIYVDPGEESHRPFLVVQARLADNKHRIRKRGLECDGRTNLCCRQQFYIDFRLIGWNDWIIAPSGYYGNYCEGSCPAYLAGVPGSASSFHTAVVNQYRMRGLNPGTVNSCCIPTKLSTMSMLYFDDEYNIVKRDVPNMIVEECGCA, from the exons ATGGACGGGGCGGCTCGCCGGGGGGTGCTGGCCGCGCTGCTGGCCTgcgggctgctcctgctgggcgCCGCGGCCACCCCGACCCCGCCGGCCCCCGCCGGCGGCTCCCCGCAGGACACATGCACCTCCTGCGGCTTCCGGCGGCCCGAGGAGCCGGGCAAGGTGGACGGGGATTTCCTGGAGGCGGTGAAGAGGCACATCCTGAGCCGGCTGCAGATGCGGGACCGGCCCAACATCACGCACGCCGTGCCCAAGGCGGCCATGGTCACGGCTCTGCGCAAGCTGCACGCCGGCAAGGTGCGGGAGGACGGCCGCGTGGAGATCCCCAGCCTGGACGGGCAGGCGAGCGCCGGGCCCCCGGCCCACGACCCGGTCTCCGAGATCATCAGCTTCGCCGAGACAG ACGATCTGGCCTCATCTAGAGTCCGCCTCTATTTCTTCATCTCAAATGAAGGGAACCAGAACTTGTTTGTCGTTCAAGCCAGCCTGTGGCTTTACTTGAAGCTGCTTCCATATGTCTTAGAGAAAGGCAGCAGGCGAAAAGTAAGAGTCAAAGTCTATTTCCAAGACCCGGACACTAGCAACAAGTGGAATGTGGTTGAAAAGAAAGTTGATCTCAAAAGAAGTGGTTGGCACACTTTTCCCATGACAGAGGCGATCCAGGCTCTGTTtgagagaggagaaaggagacTGAACTTGGATGTTCAATGTGAGGGCTGTGAAGAGTATTCAGTGCTGCCAATTTATGTGGACCCCGGGGAGGAATCCCACCGGCCTTTTTTAGTGGTGCAAGCCCGCCTCGCTGATAACAAACACAGGATCCGGAAAAGAGGCCTGGAGTGCGATGGCAGGACCAATCTATGTTGCAGGCAACAGTTTTACATTGACTTTAGACTCATTGGGTGGAATGACTGGATCATAGCTCCATCAGGTTACTATGGGAATTACTGTGAAGGGAGCTGCCCGGCCTACTTGGCCGGTGTCCCGGGGTCGGCTTCCTCCTTTCACACCGCTGTCGTGAATCAGTACCGAATGCGGGGGCTGAACCCGGGCACCGTGAACTCCTGTTGCATTCCAACCAAACTTAGCACAATGTCAATGCTGTACTTTGATGATGAATACAACATTGTGAAAAGGGACGTTCCCAATATGATTGTGGAAGAATGTGGTTGTGCTTGA